A genomic window from Ignavibacteria bacterium includes:
- a CDS encoding ABC transporter permease subunit, translated as MKKEKNKDKVSISIFRKRWRKFKGIKRGYYAFLALVIMYLLSFILPLFINHTAIIVKYNGEYYFPLFKSGIYAPSVFGQEGYGETNYRRLKEAFSNDASDNWVLMPIYPYSPNENLLDETEGSPPHPPSAKHIFGTDDRARDVFARTLYGFNISISFALVVTFFAYLIGVSIGAMLGFFSGKIDIFGQRLIEIWSTLPFLYVMIIVSSILQPNFILLVLILTAFSWMGITYYVRGEFYREKARDYVSAAVSLGAKNRTIIFKHILPNSLTPVISFAPFAIVADISALVSLDFLGFGLPPPTPSWGQLVRQGMTDINNWWLVAVPLGAMFLTLIAIVFIGEAIREAFDPKVYSRLR; from the coding sequence ATGAAGAAGGAAAAAAATAAAGATAAAGTTTCAATTTCAATTTTCAGGAAACGCTGGAGAAAGTTCAAAGGAATAAAACGGGGTTATTACGCTTTCCTTGCACTTGTTATTATGTACCTGCTTTCCTTTATTCTTCCGCTGTTCATCAATCATACTGCAATTATTGTAAAGTATAACGGTGAATATTACTTCCCGCTTTTTAAAAGCGGTATATACGCCCCCTCTGTATTCGGGCAGGAAGGCTACGGAGAAACAAATTACCGCAGGTTAAAGGAAGCATTCAGCAATGACGCCAGTGATAACTGGGTACTTATGCCTATTTATCCCTACAGCCCCAATGAGAACCTGCTGGATGAAACCGAAGGCTCACCTCCGCATCCTCCTTCTGCGAAACATATTTTCGGTACAGATGACAGGGCGCGTGATGTATTTGCAAGGACTCTTTACGGTTTTAATATTTCCATTTCATTCGCGCTTGTTGTAACTTTTTTTGCTTACCTGATCGGTGTATCAATTGGCGCTATGCTTGGATTTTTCAGCGGCAAGATAGATATTTTCGGGCAGCGCCTTATTGAAATATGGAGCACTTTACCGTTTTTGTATGTTATGATAATTGTCAGCTCTATATTACAGCCTAATTTTATACTGCTTGTACTCATTTTAACGGCATTCAGCTGGATGGGTATAACATATTATGTAAGAGGCGAATTTTACAGGGAAAAAGCCAGGGATTACGTTTCAGCAGCAGTATCTCTTGGAGCAAAGAACAGAACAATAATTTTTAAACATATTCTCCCGAACTCGTTAACACCCGTAATTTCATTTGCGCCGTTTGCTATCGTTGCCGATATCAGCGCTTTAGTATCGCTTGATTTTCTCGGGTTCGGGCTCCCGCCGCCAACTCCAAGCTGGGGACAGCTTGTAAGGCAGGGCATGACTGATATCAATAACTGGTGGCTTGTCGCTGTACCGCTTGGCGCGATGTTCTTAACGCTTATTGCAATTGTATTTATCGGCGAAGCTATCAGAGAAGCATTTGACCCGAAAGTTTATTCAAGGCTGAGGTAA